The following proteins come from a genomic window of Edaphobacter sp. 4G125:
- a CDS encoding D-2-hydroxyacid dehydrogenase, whose translation MTIVVLDGYPLNPGDNPWTPLEELGEVHVYDRSTPAEAHERVAKADIILTNKTPLSRDIIQNAQHLKFISVLATGYNIVDIDAAKQQGIVVSNVPDYGTNTVAQFVMGLLLELCHRIGDHSNAVHSGAWTTSKDWTFWNSPQVELYGKTMGIVGFGRIGRRVAALAECFGMRVIYNARTPRPDSLQQYRTLQQLFVESDVVSLHCALTPENIGIINCALLEKMKPSAFLINTARGALINESDLSAALNSGKIAGAALDVLSSEPPSNDNPLLAARNCIITPHMAWAALEARKRIMEATVHNVRSFLGGTPVNIVS comes from the coding sequence ATGACAATCGTTGTGCTCGACGGATACCCCCTCAATCCGGGCGATAATCCCTGGACGCCTCTAGAAGAATTAGGCGAAGTGCACGTTTACGATCGTTCCACTCCTGCTGAAGCGCACGAGCGAGTTGCAAAAGCCGACATTATTCTCACCAATAAGACTCCTCTATCCCGGGACATCATTCAGAATGCTCAGCATTTGAAATTCATCTCGGTACTCGCCACTGGTTACAACATCGTCGATATCGATGCAGCGAAGCAACAAGGCATCGTCGTTTCGAACGTTCCAGACTATGGCACGAACACCGTGGCCCAATTTGTTATGGGCCTTTTGCTTGAACTCTGCCATCGCATTGGCGATCACTCGAATGCCGTCCACTCTGGAGCTTGGACAACTTCGAAGGATTGGACCTTCTGGAATTCCCCACAGGTCGAGCTCTATGGCAAAACCATGGGTATTGTTGGCTTCGGGCGTATTGGTCGTCGAGTCGCCGCATTAGCAGAATGCTTCGGTATGCGAGTCATCTATAACGCCCGCACCCCACGCCCCGATTCACTTCAGCAGTACCGTACACTTCAACAACTCTTCGTTGAATCCGATGTTGTGTCGCTCCATTGTGCTCTTACCCCAGAGAACATCGGAATAATCAATTGCGCTCTTCTTGAGAAGATGAAGCCCTCAGCATTCCTGATCAACACAGCTCGGGGAGCGCTTATCAACGAAAGTGATCTCTCTGCTGCTCTCAACAGTGGCAAGATTGCCGGAGCTGCGCTCGATGTTCTTTCCAGCGAGCCACCTTCCAACGACAATCCTCTACTTGCCGCGCGTAACTGTATCATTACACCGCATATGGCATGGGCTGCGCTCGAAGCTCGAAAGCGCATTATGGAGGCCACAGTCCACAATGTGAGGTCTTTCCTTGGTGGAACTCCCGTCAATATTGTGTCCTAA
- a CDS encoding dipeptidase, translated as MLTRRQFIGSSIASLHGASTFAQESADRIVHQVSSRALKIHQHAFVFDAHVHALDREFYDGGSMGDRKSNGQWDLPRAREGGEGAFFLSVYVPEEYYPSRFETRQTLRRLDHALRQVHENQNQVELALNGADIDRIRAKGKIAAVLDIEGSYDLDGDLGILRDLHALGLRSAQLSAHNWNQNYADSCCSVPKSNGLTAHGRELIREMNRLGMVINISHSGDDTISQVLDISERPVIATHHGLRNVNDIPRNMPDGLMKRLADKGGVFCFQAGSEFNYLKEYKWLTAERGKTFFDTTSIPERVKGKSLYEVDALVAPSFPMKGATVPNSVAMTVDDWVAVVDRAINLIGEDHVGFGSDFDGGPTLARGMRDVRDLSMITDAMLRRGFTEERIRKFWGGNLLRVFRQITL; from the coding sequence TTGCTGACCCGCCGCCAGTTCATTGGTTCCAGTATTGCTTCCCTTCACGGGGCGAGTACTTTTGCTCAAGAAAGTGCAGACCGGATTGTGCATCAGGTCTCTTCTCGCGCGTTGAAGATTCATCAGCATGCTTTTGTCTTCGATGCGCACGTGCATGCCCTCGATCGCGAATTCTACGACGGTGGAAGTATGGGCGACCGAAAATCGAACGGACAGTGGGACCTTCCCCGTGCTCGCGAAGGAGGGGAAGGCGCATTTTTCCTGTCTGTCTATGTTCCGGAAGAATATTATCCCAGCCGTTTTGAAACTCGCCAAACATTACGCCGGTTGGATCATGCGCTTCGACAGGTTCACGAGAACCAAAATCAGGTTGAGTTAGCATTGAATGGAGCCGATATTGACCGGATTCGCGCCAAAGGCAAGATAGCAGCTGTACTGGACATCGAAGGCAGCTACGATTTAGACGGCGACTTAGGCATTCTGCGCGATCTGCACGCTCTCGGTCTTCGCTCAGCGCAGCTCTCCGCGCATAATTGGAATCAGAATTATGCCGACTCCTGCTGCTCAGTGCCAAAGTCCAACGGGTTGACCGCGCATGGTCGCGAGTTGATACGCGAGATGAACCGTCTTGGTATGGTTATCAACATCTCACACTCTGGAGACGACACGATCTCTCAAGTGCTCGATATTAGTGAGCGCCCCGTTATAGCCACTCACCATGGTCTACGCAATGTTAATGATATTCCTCGTAACATGCCCGACGGTCTTATGAAGAGGCTCGCAGATAAAGGCGGCGTTTTCTGTTTTCAGGCCGGCAGCGAGTTTAACTATCTGAAAGAGTACAAGTGGCTTACTGCTGAGCGTGGTAAAACCTTCTTTGATACCACCAGCATTCCGGAACGTGTCAAAGGCAAGAGCCTTTACGAGGTAGATGCGCTCGTGGCACCGTCATTCCCTATGAAGGGCGCTACGGTTCCTAATTCTGTAGCAATGACCGTTGATGACTGGGTTGCCGTCGTCGATCGTGCCATTAACCTCATCGGCGAGGATCATGTTGGGTTTGGAAGTGACTTTGACGGTGGTCCTACACTTGCAAGAGGAATGCGCGATGTGAGAGATCTCTCCATGATCACTGATGCGATGCTCCGTCGGGGATTTACGGAGGAACGCATCCGCAAGTTTTGGGGAGGAAATCTGCTGCGAGTTTTCCGACAGATCACTCTCTAA
- a CDS encoding LacI family DNA-binding transcriptional regulator, with product MPSTKPLPAPTISDVAKVAGVSTSTVSRAFSRPEMLREDTVAQVRSVATQLGYLPNPMARALSTGRQGNIAIIVPDIANPFFPPLLRAAQATADAAGFSVFLGDSYEDPARELRLVNKLVMQVEGFILASSRLQNKRILELAQRQPVVLINRDTAGLPRVLIDPVVGIDAAVAHLASLGHKGLVYVSGPAASWSDQQRHLAVDQASARHKIRIRSVHARHPSFEAGKEITDSILKLNVTAAITFDDFVAHGVLAGLAERGVTVPQDFSVIGCDDVLGASTYPALTSVSARCDEAGRMAADLLLGVFQTRKLGDVRCVLDTWLVIRGTTGPASGTHKAQAHKSGRHRVQS from the coding sequence ATGCCATCGACAAAGCCGCTTCCCGCCCCTACTATTAGCGATGTTGCTAAGGTGGCTGGAGTCTCCACGTCAACCGTCTCCCGGGCTTTCAGCCGCCCAGAGATGCTTCGGGAAGATACAGTGGCCCAAGTTCGCAGCGTTGCAACCCAACTGGGCTACCTGCCTAATCCTATGGCGCGCGCACTCAGTACAGGCCGACAGGGCAACATTGCCATCATTGTTCCTGATATTGCAAACCCTTTTTTCCCCCCGCTGCTTCGTGCCGCTCAGGCCACAGCAGACGCGGCGGGCTTCAGTGTCTTTCTCGGCGACTCTTACGAAGACCCCGCTCGAGAGTTAAGGCTCGTCAACAAGCTAGTGATGCAAGTGGAAGGGTTCATCCTTGCCTCGTCACGTCTGCAGAATAAACGGATCCTGGAATTAGCACAGCGCCAACCGGTGGTATTGATTAATCGCGATACGGCAGGCCTGCCGCGTGTACTTATCGATCCTGTAGTAGGGATTGATGCTGCGGTGGCTCACCTCGCAAGTCTCGGACATAAGGGACTGGTGTATGTCAGCGGGCCTGCAGCATCCTGGTCCGATCAACAGCGCCACCTGGCGGTAGATCAGGCATCTGCAAGACACAAGATACGTATTCGCTCCGTTCATGCGAGACATCCGAGCTTTGAGGCAGGCAAAGAGATTACTGACTCAATTCTGAAGCTCAATGTCACGGCTGCCATCACATTCGACGATTTCGTCGCTCATGGCGTACTCGCTGGTCTAGCCGAAAGAGGAGTTACTGTCCCGCAGGACTTCTCCGTGATTGGATGTGACGACGTTCTTGGCGCATCAACCTATCCTGCCCTTACAAGTGTCTCTGCCCGATGCGACGAGGCCGGACGCATGGCCGCAGACCTATTGCTAGGTGTGTTCCAGACAAGAAAGCTTGGAGACGTTCGGTGCGTTCTCGATACATGGCTTGTGATCCGTGGAACAACAGGCCCTGCTTCTGGCACCCACAAAGCGCAAGCGCACAAATCTGGCCGACACCGCGTCCAATCCTAA
- a CDS encoding Gfo/Idh/MocA family protein, translated as MISRRQFIDGITMSAAAWTAKSYGQILGANNRINVAIIGTNSRATAHLASLKANAASAKVTHLCDVDSRNLGKFASKAENVLGYSPATTGDFRNILNSRDVDAITIATPDHWHAPMAILGLHAGKHIYVEKPSSHNPREGELLVGAQKKYGKVVQVGNQHRSCEHERMMVQKIHDGFIGQAYFAKAWYANNRPTMGIGKVVPVPAELDWELWQGPAPRSAYKDNIHPYNWHWLRRYGTGEALNNGTHETDVCRWALGVGFPERVVAQGGRYQFNDDWEFYDTLILTLKYPDKMISWEGKSDQGMQYYGRDRGAMIQGTKGSVILAHDGYEVYDWKGKKTDEYRVGKVFASNDLLGQDEMTNAHFANFIAAIKSNDKPNSDISDINVSITSLQLANISYFVNRELEVDTTNGHIKNDRDAMQMWGREYQKGWEPKI; from the coding sequence ATGATTTCGAGACGACAATTTATCGACGGCATAACCATGTCGGCCGCTGCATGGACCGCAAAGAGCTACGGACAGATCCTCGGAGCCAACAACCGGATCAATGTCGCCATCATCGGCACAAACTCCCGTGCAACTGCTCATCTGGCCAGCCTAAAGGCCAACGCCGCATCTGCAAAGGTCACGCACTTATGCGACGTTGACTCTCGTAATTTAGGAAAGTTCGCGTCAAAGGCAGAGAATGTCCTGGGATACTCCCCTGCCACTACCGGTGACTTCCGCAACATACTTAACTCCAGGGACGTCGACGCCATTACGATTGCGACCCCCGATCATTGGCATGCTCCAATGGCGATTCTTGGCCTTCATGCCGGTAAACATATTTATGTCGAAAAACCCTCCAGCCACAATCCTCGTGAGGGAGAACTGCTGGTCGGAGCACAAAAGAAGTATGGCAAGGTCGTACAGGTAGGGAATCAACATCGGTCGTGCGAACACGAGCGAATGATGGTGCAGAAGATCCATGATGGCTTCATCGGTCAGGCTTATTTTGCCAAAGCCTGGTATGCCAACAATCGTCCAACGATGGGAATCGGGAAAGTCGTTCCCGTTCCCGCCGAGTTGGACTGGGAGCTCTGGCAGGGGCCAGCTCCGCGGTCAGCGTATAAGGATAATATCCATCCATACAATTGGCATTGGTTGCGGAGATATGGCACAGGCGAAGCACTAAATAATGGCACACATGAGACCGACGTTTGTCGATGGGCGCTTGGAGTTGGATTCCCGGAGCGAGTAGTGGCTCAGGGTGGTCGTTATCAATTCAACGACGATTGGGAGTTCTACGACACCCTGATCCTCACCTTGAAATATCCAGACAAGATGATTAGTTGGGAAGGCAAAAGTGATCAAGGCATGCAGTACTACGGTCGTGATCGCGGCGCCATGATTCAGGGCACAAAAGGATCCGTTATTCTTGCCCACGATGGATACGAAGTCTATGACTGGAAAGGCAAGAAGACTGACGAATATCGCGTTGGCAAGGTCTTTGCAAGCAATGACCTACTCGGCCAGGATGAGATGACCAATGCTCATTTCGCTAACTTTATTGCCGCGATCAAATCTAATGACAAGCCAAACTCGGATATATCAGACATTAATGTGTCGATTACATCCTTACAATTGGCGAATATCTCCTACTTCGTCAACCGTGAGTTGGAGGTTGATACGACCAATGGCCACATCAAGAACGACCGCGACGCCATGCAGATGTGGGGTCGCGAATACCAAAAAGGGTGGGAGCCAAAGATCTAA
- a CDS encoding HpcH/HpaI aldolase family protein: MPEEYIADRHPSSPDTWNVVRERLKAGDYVIGMTVISNNIETGAYAATLGFHFLWSEMEHSSLSLESLRSLVLATRGLPVPVFARVPWAELWLAKRVLDQGVQGVIFPFVSSVERARIAAQGCHYPPFGRRGSGAGLAVTTWPVPGNYYDSADANVLVVCVIEEASGVEQIEEIAATPGIDVLFIGVSDLSFSMGLRGRQEDPMLEEAIAKIVDAAKRHGKWLGRPAGSAEEVLRFHAQGFQFFQSVTELGLMQLGTKSLLEPLGIKEKPREQSTFY, encoded by the coding sequence ATGCCGGAAGAGTACATTGCCGATCGTCATCCCTCCTCGCCTGACACATGGAATGTTGTCCGTGAGCGTCTTAAGGCAGGAGACTACGTCATCGGCATGACCGTAATCTCGAACAATATCGAGACCGGTGCATATGCTGCAACGCTAGGGTTCCACTTTCTTTGGAGCGAGATGGAGCACTCCTCTCTCTCGCTCGAATCCTTGCGCAGCCTGGTACTCGCTACTCGCGGACTACCGGTTCCTGTCTTTGCACGTGTCCCGTGGGCTGAGCTTTGGCTGGCCAAACGGGTGCTCGATCAAGGTGTGCAAGGCGTCATCTTTCCCTTCGTCTCGAGCGTCGAGCGGGCCCGCATTGCCGCACAGGGATGTCACTATCCTCCTTTTGGTCGACGCGGCTCGGGAGCGGGACTTGCCGTTACCACCTGGCCTGTTCCAGGAAACTACTACGATTCTGCCGATGCCAATGTTCTTGTCGTTTGTGTCATCGAAGAAGCATCTGGTGTGGAGCAGATCGAAGAGATCGCGGCAACTCCCGGGATCGACGTTCTTTTTATCGGCGTCAGCGATCTATCCTTCTCGATGGGATTGCGTGGTCGACAAGAAGATCCCATGCTTGAAGAGGCTATTGCGAAGATCGTCGATGCCGCAAAACGGCATGGAAAATGGCTTGGTCGACCTGCAGGGAGTGCCGAGGAAGTTCTACGCTTTCACGCGCAAGGCTTTCAATTCTTTCAATCTGTTACAGAACTCGGCCTCATGCAACTTGGTACAAAGTCGTTGCTCGAGCCGCTGGGTATCAAAGAGAAGCCGCGCGAACAAAGCACCTTCTACTAA
- a CDS encoding Ig-like domain-containing protein: protein MKYSLLFLLCLNALFCRGQTVVVQTQNGTANVNNSGYSAYGYPWSALAGSDREQYVSVFAEVDNITAWSGDGSSVTFTTNNHLSANDVVSINYGTSPGWPFNWKIYQVVSATPTSFTISDGTVGSGSESTATVSKRSGAGFSSLGTWEIINTIGSSETYKLYTQDGTQATGFSPHPIISGAPQFINFVVGSIPGSCFTTGSIATGDFAIHSTIEFDIKFTSADDSTKTGSYHYVVCANGGGTGYSGVAHVSPGYRQVFKNRYIPLAGQVFGNTNQMIDWTIVSAPAGGDAQLLYSNFPQPVFYSGTIAGQYAIRGCPHVDHSPGACDELAVWVSPNNSPSGNVDRVEQVPCDVDTTMQPATIIDIGPSQTFPDLLAVPQNYAAPLLVRVHNEGGDGNPTVYHNQLQVNIPSSGSWDDRHPAVLLCGVPNPRTGELPIIDGENATTNSWTSPWVVAPYGLISFVGVNAGPQVNDGRVKPFHHVTVSGLHIRNVTSGFSYFDQSGASGTWGGSMGFRPFGVQYWSVIGTHAENVATPYFDDCNTQVSGWSACTLDTFYEGNHGEGYGRSGSYTEHMFYLQAFRDTSMLNLQDGGVQGDQGTTCFSDRGTRSFHMYSRCVPTGNYSTASVMGGHSEIQDAYNYVLPDEFWGYQGSSSCATTYSIAPGCAGAFGGEDWFAALTEEHNNSDFVIGNYYVNASGGTKYLGIATTHNTTGIDNSSQGFYAYNTLLYSPLALQNDGGFLWEDTRLGPADRFTDAYLPATWPRAQIQNNIIPWKDNTNCAYRCSVLSTSGHSQLTFQTNLIAPGQITVAPNIQPTGWLAGGIFHNGVNTSWSYFDPGNIVPINHFLAGFTSSNFIPYNFFPVDTNTGRTVSGSNAIGAALPLSGQLSYYPPRFNPVTSNLDPFVLRTDLTTIGATDPGNVPALTSIAVTPNPASITRSGTIQLTATCKFADSSISDCTHSASWSTASSAFHLDATSPGLVYGDNVGSGAITATIGSVSGTATINVTNSSPVLASIAITPNPAQLITAGTLQLKAICTYTDASISDCTNSVSWSTSSLYFRFDNSIPGLIHGYTPGTGTASAFVGSVVANSTVNVVQLPAASTTTILTSSVNPSANHQLVTFTATVAAATRISVPTGTVQLKADGTNIGNPVHLINGVAQFSLNSLEVGRHTIVATYTPDSGSYAMSTGSIIQHVNSGQKGSTTVALTISPNPSTVGQSIYITATVSSGATGTVQFVEGATVLGTSTISGTTATFTTASLPAGTHLVNAIYGGDNYYRSATSATATQVVRSALGSSVPELTLEPSNSVYGQPVTVTISVPKTGSTIPTGTVVIYYNGKSIRTGNLGTNGVALVTLPGGTLPVGTGIIMASYSGDSAYAPSNTQSKSITVVSVAVLDFTLALTAGQSQTVISGEVAPIAAHIAPTSTTYPGLVTFTATGLPPGATVSFSPSILAPDGGPTPVNANVQTTVVLSGRRSSSYAASIALGILFLPLARTKVLLRNRRAMSRYLLLSISLLMGITATVGLTGCGSGYVRHTYDITITATSGTIQHSINATLNVQ from the coding sequence ATGAAATATTCACTTCTTTTCCTGTTATGTCTAAATGCGTTATTCTGCCGCGGCCAAACTGTCGTGGTTCAAACTCAGAATGGAACGGCAAACGTTAACAATTCTGGTTACAGTGCTTACGGCTATCCATGGTCCGCCTTGGCGGGTTCAGATCGTGAACAATATGTTTCGGTTTTCGCTGAGGTGGATAACATCACCGCATGGTCTGGAGATGGATCGAGTGTTACGTTTACCACCAATAACCATTTGTCCGCGAACGATGTCGTCTCTATAAACTATGGAACTTCGCCTGGATGGCCATTTAATTGGAAGATTTATCAGGTTGTGTCCGCGACGCCAACGAGCTTTACGATTAGTGACGGAACTGTTGGTAGCGGTAGTGAATCAACTGCTACTGTGTCCAAACGCAGTGGCGCAGGATTCAGCTCGCTTGGTACCTGGGAGATTATAAATACTATCGGATCAAGCGAGACATATAAGCTTTATACCCAAGACGGAACGCAAGCTACTGGCTTTTCTCCTCATCCAATAATTAGTGGAGCACCACAGTTTATCAATTTCGTGGTTGGGTCAATTCCTGGATCGTGTTTCACAACTGGTTCGATCGCTACAGGCGATTTCGCCATACACTCCACGATCGAATTCGACATCAAATTCACATCTGCAGATGATTCCACGAAGACCGGAAGCTACCACTATGTGGTATGCGCCAATGGAGGAGGCACGGGGTATTCAGGAGTGGCCCATGTAAGCCCTGGATATAGACAGGTTTTCAAAAATCGATACATCCCTCTTGCCGGCCAGGTGTTCGGAAATACTAACCAGATGATTGATTGGACGATTGTCTCAGCGCCTGCGGGCGGGGATGCACAGCTTCTGTACTCAAACTTTCCTCAACCGGTCTTTTATTCGGGCACCATTGCGGGACAGTACGCCATCCGCGGCTGTCCGCATGTCGATCATTCGCCTGGAGCCTGCGATGAGCTTGCAGTCTGGGTATCCCCCAATAACTCTCCGAGCGGAAACGTGGACAGAGTAGAACAGGTGCCTTGTGACGTTGATACGACGATGCAGCCGGCTACCATCATCGATATTGGTCCCTCGCAGACCTTTCCAGACCTGTTGGCGGTTCCTCAAAACTATGCTGCGCCACTTCTCGTTCGTGTACACAATGAGGGGGGAGATGGCAATCCGACCGTATATCACAATCAACTCCAGGTAAACATACCCAGTTCCGGAAGCTGGGACGATCGCCATCCTGCAGTGTTGCTCTGCGGTGTTCCTAACCCTCGCACTGGAGAACTCCCGATCATTGACGGAGAAAATGCAACAACCAACTCGTGGACAAGCCCATGGGTCGTTGCTCCATATGGATTGATTTCTTTTGTCGGAGTGAATGCAGGGCCGCAGGTAAACGATGGCCGGGTCAAACCGTTTCATCACGTGACGGTTTCTGGACTCCACATTCGGAATGTAACGAGCGGATTTTCATACTTCGACCAAAGTGGTGCTTCCGGAACCTGGGGAGGTTCCATGGGATTTCGACCTTTTGGAGTTCAATATTGGTCTGTAATCGGAACCCATGCCGAGAATGTTGCTACCCCATATTTCGACGACTGCAATACTCAGGTCAGCGGGTGGTCAGCCTGTACGCTAGACACCTTCTACGAAGGTAATCATGGTGAAGGGTACGGAAGGAGCGGAAGTTATACCGAACATATGTTTTATCTTCAGGCTTTCCGGGATACATCCATGCTGAATCTTCAAGATGGAGGTGTACAAGGGGACCAGGGGACTACATGCTTCTCGGATAGGGGTACACGCAGCTTTCACATGTATAGCCGTTGTGTTCCCACCGGGAACTACAGCACAGCATCAGTGATGGGCGGTCACTCTGAGATTCAGGATGCCTACAATTACGTTTTACCAGATGAATTCTGGGGATATCAAGGTTCATCCAGTTGCGCAACTACCTATTCCATAGCTCCAGGATGTGCTGGTGCATTTGGAGGAGAAGACTGGTTTGCTGCCTTAACCGAAGAGCACAATAACTCTGATTTTGTTATAGGAAACTATTACGTCAATGCGAGTGGGGGAACGAAATATCTAGGCATTGCGACTACGCATAATACCACTGGCATAGATAATTCTTCTCAAGGGTTTTATGCATATAACACTCTCCTTTATTCTCCGTTGGCGCTTCAAAATGACGGAGGCTTCTTATGGGAGGATACTCGACTAGGTCCGGCCGATAGGTTCACCGATGCCTATCTTCCAGCAACCTGGCCAAGAGCGCAAATCCAGAACAATATTATCCCGTGGAAAGACAATACGAACTGCGCTTACCGATGCTCGGTTCTGAGCACATCCGGCCATTCGCAATTGACATTTCAGACCAATTTAATCGCACCAGGGCAAATAACAGTTGCTCCCAATATTCAGCCAACCGGTTGGCTTGCGGGCGGAATCTTTCATAACGGAGTTAATACATCCTGGAGTTATTTTGATCCGGGCAATATCGTACCGATTAATCACTTCCTCGCCGGGTTTACGAGTAGCAATTTCATTCCTTACAATTTTTTTCCGGTAGATACGAATACAGGAAGAACAGTTTCTGGGTCGAATGCCATCGGAGCAGCACTTCCTTTGTCGGGACAGCTTTCGTATTACCCGCCCCGGTTCAATCCTGTTACTTCAAATTTGGACCCATTTGTACTGCGCACCGACCTAACGACAATTGGCGCCACCGATCCAGGCAACGTACCTGCTTTGACATCAATCGCAGTAACTCCAAATCCGGCATCGATCACTCGATCGGGGACGATTCAGCTTACTGCTACTTGCAAATTTGCGGACTCATCTATATCCGATTGCACTCATTCGGCATCTTGGTCCACAGCATCGTCAGCTTTCCATCTGGATGCAACGAGTCCAGGATTGGTTTATGGAGACAATGTTGGAAGTGGGGCCATCACAGCTACGATTGGTTCCGTCTCTGGAACCGCCACGATCAACGTGACAAATTCATCGCCAGTTTTAGCTTCTATAGCCATAACACCGAATCCTGCCCAGCTAATCACAGCAGGAACGCTTCAGCTCAAAGCTATTTGTACCTATACCGACGCTTCGATATCTGACTGTACGAATTCGGTATCCTGGTCCACATCATCACTATATTTTCGTTTTGACAACTCGATTCCAGGACTAATTCATGGATATACACCTGGAACAGGAACTGCAAGTGCGTTTGTTGGAAGTGTAGTCGCGAATTCGACCGTAAATGTTGTCCAGCTGCCGGCAGCAAGTACGACAACAATCCTTACCAGTTCGGTAAACCCCTCTGCAAATCACCAACTCGTTACCTTTACAGCTACCGTTGCAGCGGCGACGAGAATATCGGTTCCAACTGGAACCGTGCAGCTCAAGGCTGACGGAACGAACATAGGTAACCCCGTCCACCTGATCAACGGAGTGGCGCAATTCAGCTTGAACTCGCTTGAAGTTGGCCGCCACACCATCGTAGCCACCTATACACCGGATTCGGGCAGCTATGCCATGAGCACCGGTTCCATAATCCAGCATGTGAATAGTGGGCAGAAGGGCTCGACGACAGTCGCTCTGACGATCTCGCCGAATCCCTCCACCGTTGGACAATCTATCTACATCACGGCGACAGTTTCATCAGGTGCGACTGGAACAGTGCAGTTTGTAGAGGGGGCGACCGTGCTGGGTACGAGCACGATCTCAGGTACAACGGCTACGTTCACGACAGCGTCTTTGCCGGCTGGGACACACCTGGTGAATGCCATTTATGGAGGAGATAATTATTATCGCTCCGCAACTTCAGCTACTGCGACCCAAGTAGTCCGTAGCGCCTTAGGAAGCTCGGTTCCCGAACTGACGTTAGAACCGTCCAATTCTGTTTACGGTCAACCGGTCACGGTTACGATCTCCGTTCCAAAGACAGGCAGCACAATTCCGACCGGCACGGTGGTGATCTACTACAACGGTAAGTCGATCAGAACCGGGAATCTGGGAACAAACGGGGTGGCTTTGGTAACACTTCCCGGAGGCACGCTCCCCGTGGGAACGGGAATCATTATGGCCAGTTATAGCGGCGATAGCGCATATGCCCCCTCGAATACCCAATCGAAGTCGATCACAGTGGTATCAGTTGCCGTTCTAGACTTTACCTTGGCCCTTACTGCAGGACAGAGCCAAACAGTGATTTCCGGTGAAGTGGCTCCGATTGCTGCGCATATTGCCCCTACCAGCACGACCTATCCTGGACTGGTAACCTTCACAGCGACTGGACTTCCTCCGGGAGCTACAGTCAGCTTTAGTCCCTCCATTCTTGCTCCTGACGGAGGACCGACGCCGGTCAACGCAAACGTACAGACAACGGTTGTACTTAGCGGTAGGAGGAGCTCTAGCTATGCTGCATCAATTGCTTTGGGAATCCTATTCCTTCCGCTGGCGAGAACAAAAGTGTTACTAAGAAATAGGCGCGCGATGAGCAGATATCTCTTGCTGTCAATTAGTTTGCTTATGGGTATTACTGCAACAGTTGGTCTGACAGGTTGCGGATCGGGTTATGTTCGACATACTTACGACATCACTATTACCGCGACCAGCGGAACTATCCAGCATTCTATTAATGCAACGCTTAATGTGCAGTAG